From Paraflavitalea devenefica, the proteins below share one genomic window:
- a CDS encoding glycoside hydrolase family 43 protein, whose product MKNYLYILGLLLASCGTQKEVYMFTSFHEPANEGLRFLYSQDGYHWKEAGKTFLKPETGLQKVMRDPSIAQGPDGTFHLVWTSSWRGDKGFGYASSKDLVHWSEQRFIPVMETEPSTVNVWAPELFYDADSKQFIIIWASAIPGRFDRGIEEDSNNHRLYVTATPDFKTFSPTKLFLDPGFSVIDAVIVKKADHDYVLVLKDNTRPNRNIKVAYGSSALGPYTNVTAAFTDSFTEGPSVVKTGKEWLIYFDTYREKKYDAVKTTDFKTFTPLKEEISVPEGHKHGTIFKVKQQVLKKILH is encoded by the coding sequence ATGAAGAACTATCTATACATACTTGGTTTGCTCCTGGCTTCCTGTGGTACACAGAAAGAAGTATATATGTTCACCTCCTTCCATGAGCCGGCCAATGAAGGGCTGCGCTTCCTGTACAGCCAGGATGGTTATCACTGGAAGGAGGCGGGTAAAACATTCCTGAAACCGGAGACCGGACTGCAAAAGGTGATGCGCGATCCTTCTATCGCTCAGGGACCCGACGGTACCTTTCATCTCGTGTGGACCAGTAGCTGGCGGGGAGATAAAGGGTTTGGTTATGCATCTTCCAAAGACCTGGTGCACTGGAGTGAGCAACGTTTCATCCCGGTGATGGAAACAGAACCTTCCACGGTGAATGTATGGGCGCCTGAATTGTTTTATGATGCGGACAGTAAACAGTTTATCATCATCTGGGCATCGGCCATACCGGGCCGGTTCGACCGGGGTATTGAAGAAGACAGCAATAACCACCGCCTATATGTGACTGCCACGCCTGATTTTAAAACATTCAGTCCCACCAAACTTTTCCTTGATCCCGGTTTCAGTGTGATTGATGCGGTGATCGTAAAGAAAGCTGATCATGACTATGTACTGGTGCTGAAAGACAATACCCGTCCCAACAGGAATATTAAAGTAGCCTATGGCAGCAGTGCCCTGGGTCCCTATACCAACGTGACGGCTGCTTTTACAGATTCCTTTACCGAAGGGCCGTCTGTAGTAAAGACAGGTAAGGAATGGCTGATCTATTTTGATACCTACCGCGAGAAGAAATATGATGCTGTGAAAACTACCGACTTTAAAACCTTCACGCCGCTGAAGGAGGAGATCAGTGTGCCGGAAGGACATAAACATGGAACGATATTCAAAGTGAAGCAGCAAGTGCTGAAGAAAATATTGCATTAA